A region of Myxococcus stipitatus DSM 14675 DNA encodes the following proteins:
- a CDS encoding eCIS core domain-containing protein — protein MELPYRAELATRFGRPLDHLQVFGGPESKALLDSLGAEAATRGGQILLAGPDASLETVAHEVAHALQAGAATRQEWPGVLGISDEAEARADAAAALVTRGAPVPSNLLSASSMRHGFIALRRAARAPPSPESVAEGAEEAEDLDVDDPPVAEETPRTRTPPGQDSATRGGGGGGGTAQRRTRTRQEAPEAQQTAPDAAPTPAQEPGGPEAPEAQREATLEPGPDRQAEIRETLQQGQESWDAASGTADEHEVSVCPRSGVRPGQEPFTPGPPLEVPAVTTEAPAAATEPDRVDEASYISDADRALSSQVARGPSEASSSRSTEAEQAAEVRELERSLEDEAAPTPPPTPQVELTGDANPGQLADRQRELDGEVRASEQAAHTQSEEDFGEGRLAPEQDPTLGHDSQLDQLRIPEVNLEEAIPRERLDAVATDANAGQRPLDQVLVARDEDMQQFQATTELQSTTRQEVDREVSESEGAVDRLCARACSQRDRQDADATSGVASRRTRWRAETDRHVQRRHTEGQTLVRTRGEHIQRVRRDTDDRAGRRMRGARTEANRRFTEARGRASNKTREGHKRSWWQRGIDWFRSQLNKLRKWIRDFIDACRRAIHAFLEAARAAAHALVEAGHRAITATIQGTKRALDVIADNLPGELGEIARDWRDDAHRYLDEVQAQVDETAADLHRSIDTHIDGLKERVDRTLDAMEEGLLGAVDFLDDCLQSNPLMAILRRVFPSLADLVDEGLDGLAQRAADQVNSWLESAMESTGLGRLTQWLEDMHTQNVCSEEGAEAAEERTCAAFESLLQHALGWFDGLLASPAARSIQDRLQANRDAAAEEQVSSVESFFGFLQRFAQPIYRVWQAIESAASSIMEVLGDVGRTVWRHVAEFLGIDPNIDPLTAIRNGIQSLWDTVVEAVQPLIDGIRGAWRWLRDNSPIGAIIDFFGRIPEAWRSLTDFASRIGDGIAEALTAAADFFRGTVIAGLERVLQGVSGVLLRVVSVADAFAQGVLGALEGLLSWESGIALLDALVGVVQAVLAPIVAGLRLLADCAIFFWRTIARGIGDLLSWLRTLADIAVGIVTALMAPPLSLVTFFAGAVWLYIIPQCFKAPILNFFLDICIRLLRFLPEPADFLLAAVYNGALSFLETIRASPDEQKVKAIDLFASIFAGNVELAAGFAVGLLKGVWESTGGTIIFLLQAVGWLIMLPVRLVQWAAGLANGTTEEEGVTPGGAARAETSSEGATQSPEETPDDSGVALRHARDPPGQRASESRPEGESPRQADTLPVESARAEASRTTGTDPERPTGPVPQQAGPSATGEDAARARAEPERPEERAEEDQGAVGPSTQEEDEAEQDSGEEEEEDVDETEAGEEEEGEVGSDEPEEAPAAEPRPEIRVPTPRAPPSATTPPVLDASRSTGARPTPPASVRTSVPQPSVTAPPEEATAEPATGTEEASTESEDGAEARGEEAPAAPDLPSVADFFRQLATEGFTRDDVRGLLDSIRAASRGLVRSLARSAAQSLMQALNARGAAFQIGEAMGTIAGMVVVEVVLAIFTGGGSAAVTAAKAVLQGSRGVARLASVVSRLRRAVQPLIEMIGRIRRAGQGLLSRVMGWLDNVVQWMQRTLRRVLGRGGHTPPVRPHAPRPHAPRPHAPRPARPTGPRRPARPARPARPGRPRRPARPARGRRPGPRRRPSTPRRPARGRGRGRGRGRGRGRGRGRGRDRRRGRDRQRGGIAARVRLAATAGWRAVQALARMRVVPRMQVLRVARNAARSAAPGISIRVASRHLGTHMWTLRMTGRRRNRRASVTRGRAWFGRNERRQPWYSAAPDQTVRHRRAVSNMERHIARRARALRDETDEVRVIHRRLAPVISRDEHTPSPALLQGVTLDVRENEYHDEDRPSGDTDLLYRWTLSPNAAARWFRVPIPALTGPENAPTLRYVPGTNPPRLHPYLRRAGIADLSPTPYRLHPPTRRFILRPNTEAVITDAMWWDFSKTQNDYLPERRRWSTRRSGQYGFVPTGLLATMKQERIRHARRFFTQGSAAKGRVLAAIMAHRGGDHPRPFRSLRDEQRHAVIHPHALLRHVLVSSGIETTRDLAMRAAAHRLPGGRTSSPGPSGQASAWRTLRAADAEAQAQLGRYFSAAAWPQTRRQLIRSGRIEENHPLTSRTGLVAYTSSNGPAAFAAPDLPYYLRVWIASRFRVPGAMGNRRLVASDSDLTSAEWRTAPAAYKSTLPPLTFPSTHALGHVYVRLLTSAAIDGGWGMNTFFPKT, from the coding sequence ATGGAGCTGCCTTATCGCGCGGAGCTGGCGACACGCTTCGGCCGACCACTCGACCATCTCCAGGTCTTCGGCGGCCCCGAGTCCAAGGCGCTCCTCGACTCACTCGGTGCGGAAGCGGCGACGCGCGGCGGGCAGATTCTCCTCGCCGGTCCCGACGCCTCTCTCGAAACCGTCGCCCATGAAGTCGCTCACGCGCTTCAAGCAGGAGCCGCCACCCGTCAGGAGTGGCCCGGTGTCCTCGGCATCAGCGACGAGGCCGAAGCCCGCGCGGATGCAGCCGCTGCCCTCGTGACTCGCGGCGCCCCTGTTCCGTCGAACCTGCTCTCCGCCTCCTCGATGCGGCACGGCTTCATCGCCTTGCGCCGCGCCGCACGCGCACCACCTTCCCCTGAGTCCGTCGCGGAAGGCGCTGAAGAGGCCGAAGACCTCGACGTCGACGACCCACCCGTCGCCGAAGAAACCCCACGCACCCGGACCCCACCCGGACAGGACTCCGCCACTCGCGGCGGTGGTGGAGGAGGAGGCACGGCCCAGCGGCGCACACGCACTCGCCAGGAAGCCCCCGAGGCCCAGCAGACCGCACCTGACGCAGCCCCCACTCCCGCCCAGGAGCCAGGAGGTCCCGAGGCCCCCGAGGCACAGCGCGAGGCCACACTCGAGCCGGGCCCGGACCGACAGGCCGAGATTCGCGAGACCCTCCAACAGGGCCAGGAGTCCTGGGACGCCGCGAGCGGCACCGCGGACGAGCACGAAGTCTCCGTGTGCCCCCGCAGCGGCGTCCGCCCCGGTCAGGAGCCCTTCACCCCCGGCCCGCCCCTCGAAGTCCCCGCCGTCACCACCGAAGCGCCCGCCGCCGCCACGGAGCCCGACCGGGTCGACGAAGCCTCCTACATCAGTGACGCGGACCGCGCCCTGTCCTCCCAGGTCGCACGCGGCCCGTCCGAAGCCTCCAGCTCCCGCTCCACCGAAGCCGAACAGGCCGCCGAAGTGCGCGAACTGGAGCGCAGCCTCGAAGACGAAGCCGCTCCCACTCCGCCCCCGACACCTCAAGTCGAGCTCACGGGCGATGCGAACCCAGGTCAGCTCGCGGACAGGCAGCGCGAGCTCGACGGCGAAGTCCGCGCGAGCGAACAGGCCGCCCACACCCAATCCGAAGAGGACTTCGGAGAAGGACGGCTCGCACCCGAGCAGGACCCGACGCTGGGGCACGACAGCCAGCTGGACCAACTCCGCATCCCCGAGGTGAACCTCGAGGAGGCCATCCCCCGCGAGCGCCTGGACGCCGTCGCCACCGATGCGAACGCGGGCCAGCGGCCCCTCGACCAGGTCCTGGTCGCTCGCGACGAGGACATGCAGCAGTTCCAGGCCACCACCGAGCTGCAATCCACCACCCGCCAGGAGGTGGACCGCGAAGTCAGCGAGAGCGAAGGCGCGGTGGACCGCCTGTGCGCGCGAGCCTGCTCACAGCGAGACCGACAGGACGCGGATGCCACCTCGGGCGTCGCGAGTCGCCGCACCCGCTGGCGCGCGGAGACGGACCGGCACGTCCAACGCCGCCACACGGAGGGACAGACCCTGGTGCGCACCCGCGGGGAACACATCCAGCGCGTGCGCCGGGACACCGATGACCGCGCCGGCCGACGCATGCGTGGCGCACGCACCGAAGCCAACCGCCGCTTCACCGAGGCCCGTGGCCGCGCGAGCAACAAGACCCGTGAGGGCCACAAGCGCAGCTGGTGGCAGCGCGGCATCGACTGGTTCCGAAGCCAGCTCAACAAGCTCCGGAAGTGGATTCGCGACTTCATCGACGCCTGCCGCCGAGCCATCCACGCCTTCCTCGAGGCCGCACGCGCGGCGGCCCACGCACTCGTCGAGGCCGGCCACCGCGCCATCACCGCCACCATCCAAGGCACGAAGCGGGCCCTCGACGTCATCGCCGACAACCTGCCCGGCGAGCTGGGCGAGATTGCCCGCGACTGGCGAGACGACGCCCACCGCTACCTCGACGAAGTCCAAGCCCAGGTCGACGAGACCGCCGCGGACCTGCACCGCTCCATCGACACGCACATCGACGGACTGAAGGAGCGAGTCGACCGGACGCTGGACGCGATGGAGGAGGGCCTGCTCGGCGCCGTCGACTTCCTCGACGACTGCCTCCAGAGCAACCCGCTCATGGCCATCCTCCGGCGCGTGTTCCCAAGCCTCGCGGACCTCGTGGACGAGGGGCTCGACGGGCTCGCGCAGCGCGCCGCGGACCAGGTGAACTCGTGGCTCGAGTCCGCCATGGAGAGCACGGGCCTGGGCCGGCTCACCCAGTGGCTCGAGGACATGCACACGCAGAACGTGTGCAGCGAGGAGGGCGCCGAGGCCGCCGAGGAGCGCACCTGCGCCGCGTTCGAGTCCCTGCTCCAACATGCCCTCGGCTGGTTCGACGGACTGCTCGCCAGCCCCGCGGCCCGCTCCATCCAGGACCGGCTCCAGGCCAACCGCGACGCGGCTGCCGAGGAGCAGGTCAGCTCCGTCGAGAGCTTCTTCGGCTTCCTCCAGCGCTTCGCCCAGCCCATCTACCGCGTGTGGCAGGCCATCGAGAGCGCGGCCAGCAGCATCATGGAGGTGCTCGGCGACGTGGGCCGCACGGTGTGGCGGCACGTGGCGGAGTTCCTCGGCATCGACCCCAACATCGACCCGCTCACCGCGATTCGCAACGGCATCCAGAGTCTGTGGGACACCGTGGTCGAGGCCGTCCAGCCCCTCATCGACGGCATCCGCGGCGCGTGGCGCTGGCTGCGAGACAACAGCCCCATCGGGGCCATCATCGACTTCTTCGGCCGGATTCCGGAGGCCTGGCGCTCGCTCACCGACTTCGCCAGCCGCATCGGCGATGGCATCGCGGAGGCACTCACGGCCGCCGCGGACTTCTTCCGGGGCACCGTGATTGCCGGGCTCGAGCGAGTCCTGCAGGGGGTCAGCGGCGTCTTGCTCCGGGTCGTCAGCGTGGCCGACGCCTTCGCCCAGGGCGTCCTCGGGGCATTGGAGGGCTTGTTGTCGTGGGAGTCGGGCATCGCCCTGCTCGATGCGCTCGTGGGCGTCGTGCAGGCGGTGCTCGCGCCCATCGTGGCCGGACTGCGCCTGCTCGCCGACTGCGCCATCTTCTTCTGGCGCACCATCGCCCGTGGCATCGGCGACCTGCTGAGCTGGCTGCGCACCCTCGCGGACATCGCGGTGGGCATCGTCACCGCGCTGATGGCCCCACCGCTCTCGCTGGTCACCTTCTTCGCGGGCGCGGTGTGGCTCTACATCATTCCGCAGTGCTTCAAGGCGCCCATCCTCAACTTCTTCCTCGATATCTGCATCCGCCTGCTGCGCTTCCTCCCGGAGCCCGCCGACTTCCTGCTCGCCGCCGTCTACAACGGCGCACTCAGCTTCCTGGAGACCATCCGCGCCTCGCCCGATGAGCAGAAGGTGAAGGCCATCGACCTGTTCGCCAGCATCTTCGCGGGCAACGTGGAGCTGGCCGCGGGCTTCGCGGTGGGCTTGCTCAAGGGCGTCTGGGAGAGCACCGGCGGGACCATCATCTTCCTGCTCCAGGCCGTCGGCTGGCTCATCATGCTGCCCGTCCGGCTGGTGCAGTGGGCCGCGGGACTCGCCAATGGCACCACCGAGGAAGAGGGGGTGACGCCCGGCGGAGCAGCCCGTGCGGAGACGTCCTCGGAAGGCGCCACGCAGAGCCCGGAGGAGACGCCGGACGACAGTGGCGTCGCGCTGCGCCACGCGAGAGACCCGCCCGGTCAGCGCGCGAGTGAGTCGAGGCCCGAGGGTGAGTCCCCCCGACAAGCCGACACGCTGCCCGTGGAGAGCGCTCGCGCGGAGGCCTCGCGCACGACGGGAACAGACCCGGAGCGCCCCACGGGGCCCGTGCCGCAGCAGGCGGGCCCCTCGGCGACGGGCGAGGATGCGGCACGCGCACGCGCGGAGCCCGAGCGCCCGGAGGAGCGCGCCGAGGAAGACCAAGGCGCGGTGGGCCCCAGCACGCAGGAGGAGGACGAAGCCGAGCAGGACAGCGGCGAAGAAGAGGAGGAGGACGTCGACGAGACCGAGGCAGGCGAGGAGGAGGAAGGCGAAGTGGGCAGCGACGAGCCCGAGGAGGCCCCCGCCGCGGAGCCGCGTCCCGAGATTCGGGTTCCCACGCCTCGCGCCCCGCCGTCTGCCACCACGCCCCCGGTGCTCGACGCGTCGAGGTCGACCGGCGCGCGTCCGACACCACCCGCCTCCGTGCGCACCTCCGTCCCCCAGCCCTCCGTCACCGCACCGCCCGAGGAGGCCACGGCCGAGCCCGCGACGGGAACCGAGGAAGCCAGCACCGAGTCCGAGGACGGAGCGGAGGCACGCGGCGAGGAGGCGCCCGCGGCACCGGACCTCCCCTCGGTCGCGGACTTCTTCCGTCAGCTCGCGACGGAGGGCTTCACGCGCGATGACGTCCGGGGCTTGCTCGACAGCATCCGCGCCGCCTCGCGCGGTCTCGTGCGCTCGCTCGCGAGGAGCGCCGCCCAGTCGCTCATGCAGGCCCTCAACGCCCGAGGCGCCGCGTTCCAGATTGGCGAGGCCATGGGCACCATCGCCGGCATGGTCGTCGTGGAGGTCGTGCTCGCCATCTTCACGGGAGGAGGCAGCGCCGCCGTGACCGCGGCCAAGGCCGTCCTCCAAGGCAGCCGGGGTGTGGCGCGACTGGCCTCGGTCGTGTCACGCCTGCGGCGCGCGGTGCAGCCGCTCATCGAGATGATTGGCCGCATCCGCCGCGCGGGACAGGGCCTGCTCTCGCGCGTGATGGGCTGGCTCGACAACGTGGTGCAGTGGATGCAGCGCACGCTGCGCCGCGTCCTCGGGCGCGGTGGACACACGCCTCCCGTTCGGCCGCACGCGCCGCGCCCACATGCGCCACGCCCGCATGCGCCCAGACCCGCGCGCCCCACGGGACCGCGCCGCCCCGCCCGGCCCGCCAGACCCGCGCGCCCCGGTAGACCTCGCCGCCCCGCCAGACCCGCGCGCGGACGCCGCCCCGGTCCCCGACGACGCCCGAGCACACCCCGCAGACCCGCGCGGGGACGCGGCAGGGGAAGAGGCCGAGGACGCGGAAGAGGCCGAGGACGCGGACGGGGCCGAGACAGGCGCCGAGGAAGAGACCGTCAGCGCGGCGGCATCGCGGCACGCGTGCGCCTTGCGGCGACCGCGGGATGGCGCGCGGTGCAGGCGCTCGCGCGCATGCGTGTCGTGCCTCGCATGCAGGTCCTCCGCGTCGCTCGAAACGCGGCCCGATCCGCCGCGCCCGGCATCTCCATCCGCGTCGCGTCCCGCCACCTCGGCACGCACATGTGGACGCTGCGGATGACGGGCCGGAGGCGCAACCGGCGGGCCTCCGTCACGCGGGGACGCGCGTGGTTCGGACGCAACGAGCGCAGGCAGCCTTGGTACTCGGCGGCGCCCGACCAGACGGTGCGCCACCGGAGGGCGGTGAGCAACATGGAGCGGCACATCGCGCGGAGGGCGCGTGCGCTGCGCGACGAAACGGATGAGGTCCGGGTCATCCACCGACGGCTCGCGCCTGTCATCTCGCGCGACGAGCACACGCCGTCTCCCGCCCTGCTCCAGGGCGTCACCCTGGACGTGCGGGAGAACGAGTACCACGACGAGGACCGACCCTCGGGAGACACGGACTTGCTGTACCGCTGGACCCTCTCACCGAACGCCGCCGCGCGGTGGTTCCGAGTGCCCATCCCCGCCCTGACGGGCCCGGAGAACGCACCGACGCTCCGGTACGTCCCGGGGACGAACCCGCCCAGGCTCCATCCCTACTTGCGGCGCGCGGGCATCGCGGACCTCTCCCCGACGCCGTATCGGCTGCACCCGCCCACCCGGAGATTCATCCTGCGGCCCAACACCGAGGCGGTCATCACCGATGCGATGTGGTGGGACTTCTCGAAGACCCAGAACGACTACCTCCCCGAGCGCCGGCGCTGGTCCACGCGCAGGTCGGGGCAGTACGGCTTCGTGCCCACGGGCCTGCTCGCCACGATGAAGCAGGAGCGCATCCGCCACGCCCGCAGGTTCTTCACGCAAGGGTCCGCCGCGAAGGGCCGCGTCCTCGCCGCCATCATGGCCCACCGGGGCGGAGACCATCCCCGTCCCTTCCGCTCGCTCCGCGACGAGCAGCGGCACGCCGTCATCCACCCGCACGCGCTGCTGCGGCACGTCCTGGTGAGCTCGGGCATCGAGACGACGCGCGACCTCGCGATGCGGGCCGCCGCCCATCGGCTGCCGGGGGGGAGGACGTCGTCGCCAGGGCCCTCGGGTCAGGCGAGTGCATGGCGAACCCTCCGCGCGGCCGACGCGGAGGCCCAGGCCCAGCTCGGCCGCTACTTCTCCGCCGCGGCCTGGCCCCAGACGCGCCGGCAGCTCATCCGCTCGGGACGCATCGAGGAGAACCACCCGCTCACCAGCAGGACCGGACTCGTCGCCTACACGAGCAGCAACGGCCCCGCCGCCTTCGCCGCGCCCGACCTCCCCTATTACCTCCGGGTGTGGATCGCGAGCCGCTTCAGGGTCCCCGGCGCCATGGGGAACAGGCGGTTGGTTGCCTCCGACAGCGACCTCACGTCAGCGGAGTGGCGGACGGCGCCGGCCGCCTACAAGTCCACGTTGCCACCGCTGACCTTCCCGTCGACCCATGCCCTGGGCCACGTGTACGTCCGCCTCCTCACCAGCGCGGCCATTGATGGCGGCTGGGGCATGAACACCTTCTTCCCGAAGACATGA